The Polyangiaceae bacterium genomic interval CGGCGTGGATGGATGAGATGCAGCGGCGTGTGTTGCCTGCGCGAACTGCCGATGCGAGCAGCGTCATCTCGTGGGGGCGCCCCGAAGTGTATCTCGGGGCCGTCGTGGGCGTGCTCCTCGTGCTTTGGTTTACGTCTCGATCGGTCAGCGGTGTGTCCCGGGCAGCCCGGCACATGCTCGAAGAGGCCCGGCGGCAGCGAAGCATCGGGCCTGCGAATACCCCGCCGGATCCCGTTGCTTGTGTCGAGCTCGGCAGTCGAGCGGCGCTTGGGCAGGCGATCGTCCCGGCGCTCGTTGGTGCCGTCGTGCCGATCCTTGTCGGACTGGGCTTGCGCTTTGCGGGAACGAAAGATAATCCTCTAGCCGTTGCTGATGCGGTCGCGGCGCTCATCATGGCCGCGACGATCGCCGGCGTCCTTGGCGCGCTTCTCCTTGGAAACGCAGGGGGCGCCTGGGACAATGCGAAAAAGTACATCGTGACGGGGGCCCACGGTGGGCGCTACCTCGTCGACGAAACCGGCGCGCGCATCGACAACCCGACGTACATCGCGGCCGTCATTGGTGACACTGTCGGCGATCCGCTGAAAGACGCTGCAGGGCCCGCAATTCACGTCCTCGTGAAAATGCTTTCTGTCATCACCATCGTTTTTTTGCCGTTCTTCTTGTGAAACCAGCATCGGCCGTGACGAGAGCGCTCGTTGGATCTCGCGCGTCCAGGACAAACCCCATCCGCCATATACCGTGCCGCCTCCCATTACCGACGCCCTTTCCACCCTGAGCGACCGAGGACTACGCCGCCTACTCGGCGCGCGCACTTTCCTGCGGGGGCTCGAGTACTTTCGACGTCGCGTTGTCGAGGACGTCGAAGTTCGCGACATGAGCGCCAGCGGCATCGTCCGCGCCAGCGACTCGGAACCTCATCCCGTGCGCGTCGAGCTGTCACCCGACGGCATCAAAAGCCACTGCACATGCCCGACGTTTGCCAAGGGAGGTCAGCACTGCAAACACGTTGCAGCGCTGCTCATCACGCTTCGCGATCAGGCACGAGGATCGCAGCCTCGGCAGAATCCGACCGGTCACGCGCCCATGCATCATCAAACCGCCCATGCAGGTGGCGATGCACTCAAGCGAGTTCGACGGCGTGAACGACATGGCGGCGTGCAACCACCGGCGGTCAATCCCGTGCCTGCGGTTTCCATGATCTCCTCCGTACCGACATCGAACCTCGCGGCGCCTCAAACGGACGCAACCGCCAAGCAGACGGGCATCGGTGCGTGGCTTCCGCCGGAAGGCATGGCCGGAGGGCGTCGCGTCGAGTTCCGACTGCACGTTCGTCAAGGTGCCCTTACCGTCACCGTGCTCGATGCCGAGGCGCGCGTGCCCGTTCTGCCCTCCGTTGCGCTCGCTTGGCAGGCGCTCTACCCGACGCCGGATCGCGATGCCCTGCGTCTGCTTGCTCGTTTCGAGAGCGGCAATCCACGTCATCCGGCCGTCGATGTACGTGGCGAAGACGTCGCCGAGCTGCTCCCGCTTCTCGAAGGTCAACGCGTCCTTCTCGAACCTGCGCTCATGCAGCTTCGTTTTGCCGACGACTCACTCAGGCCTCGCTTCGACCTCGAGACCGTCGGAGGCGACACGATCATCGTCAAAGTGAGCTTTGAAAAGCCCACCGACAAACGCCGTTTTTCGCTTCTTCAGGGTGGTTGGTTCGAGGGGTGGCCAGGCTGGCACATCGACACGCAAGAAGGCATCGCGCGACGCATCGACAAGCGCGTGTCTCCTGCGGCCATGCGGCGACTCCTTCGTTCTCCAACGATTGGCGAACCCATGCGTGATCTCGTGCGGATCATCATGCAGGGCTTGCCCAAGGTCGCGCTCGAAGTCGGCGCTGAATTGCCCGACCTCGCGCAGATCGTCGACGTCGTCGACTTGGCGCCCACGTTCCGCATGCGCGCAGGTGGATCGCTCGTCGAAGCGCGCGTGCAGCTTTGGGCTGCTTATGGCGACGAAGAAGTGCAAGTCCGCGCCGACGGCATCACGCCCCCAGTGCTCGTGCAGCCCCCCGAAGAAGGGATGAAACGCGCACGTTGCGTGCGCGTCGACATCGCCGCTCAACAGGACGCCGCAAGCAAGCTCGCAGCTCTCGGCTTGCGCCCCGACGACACGGGTCAGGGCTTCATCGCCAACGGTGATGCGGCCATTCGATTCTGGAGCGAAGGCCTCGCCGAGCTACCCGAAGACTGGGACTTGTTCGTCCCCGAAGATCTCGTCGACACGCAAGTTCGCCACAAGCCCATCGGAGCCTTTGCGAAGGTCACGAGCGGCATGGATTGGCTCAGCGTCAAGCTCACCTTCGAGAGCGAAGGCGTTGCGGTCGATCGCGAAGAATTGCGTCGATGCCTCGCCGAGGGCAAACGCTACGTGCGCCTCGAAGACGGGTCGTTCGCGACGCTCGATGCGGATGCCGTGCGCGCCATGCTCGATCGCGAAATCGAGCTGCTCACGTCTTCGGGCAAAGGCGGCAAGCTCCCGCTTTCTCATGCCGGGCGCATTCAGGAGCTGCTCGGGCACGCGAGCGGCGCGAGCGTTTCAGGTGGCGCGCGCGAGCTGTTCCACAAGCTCTCCAGCATCGGCGAGATCGAGAGCGCCAAGAAGCCTCGGAACCTGAAGGCCACACTCCGGCCTTACCAAGATGATGGTTTGTCCTGGCTCAAATTCATCCACGGCATCGGTTCAGGCGGTGTTTTGGCGGATGACATGGGTCTTGGAAAAACCGTTCAAACCATCGCGCTCTTGCTGTTGGTAAAACAGGAAGAGAAGCACCTGAAGACGCTCATCATCGCGCCGACCAGCGTCGTGACGAATTGGGAGCGCGAGCTCGAGCGCTTCTCACCGTCACTGCGCGTTGCGCTCTGGCATGGCGCAGATCGCAAAGAGCAAATCGAGGAAGTGCAGGAAGCGGAGGTGATCATCACGAGTTACGCGCTTTTGCGTCGTGATGAAGAGTTCCTCACGAAGCTCGATCTGACCTATGCAATCTTGGACGAAGCGCAGCACATCAAGAACCCGATGTCGGCAACGGCTGCGGCGGCCAAGCGTTTGAAGGCGCGTCGGCGGCTGGCACTCACGGGCACGCCGATCGAGAACCGCCTGAGCGAAATCTGGTCGATCTTCGATTTCGTATCGCCGGGGCTGCTCGGACCGCTCGACAAGTTCGAATCGCGCTTTGCGCGACCCATCGAAGCTGGCGACTACAAGACCGCGCAAAGGCTACGCGCGATCATTCATCCGTTCATCCTGCGACGTACGAAGCAGGAAGTGGCCAAGGATCTGCCCGAGAAGATCGAAACGGATCAGATCTGCGATCTCACGGGTGATCAGCGATCGATCTACATGCAGGTGGCGCGCGAAGTGCGAGCTCAGGTGCTGGGCGAGGTGGAGCGCGTGGGTCTGGCCAAGAGCCACATTCAGATCCTCGCGGGCCTCACGCGTTTGCGTCAAGCTGCGTGCGATCCGAGGCTCCTCGGTTTGCCGCGCGAGTTTGGCGACGACGACTCGGGCAAACTCATCGCGTTGCGCGAGCTCATTGCCGAAGCGGTCGAAGGTGGCCACAAGGTGCTCGTATTCAGTCAGTTCGTGATGATGCTCAAGATCATCGAGCGAGCGATGAAAGAGGACGGGGTCACGTACGAGTACCTCGACGGATCGACGAAGGATCGCGCGGAGCGTGTCGAGCGATTCCAGAATGATCCCACCGTGCCGGTGTTCCTCATCAGCCTGAAGGCGGGTGGTACGGGGCTCAATCTGACGGCTGCCGATACGGTGATTCACTTCGATCCGTGGTGGAATCCGGCGGTCGAGCAGCAGGCGACCGATCGTGCGCATCGCATTGGCCAGACCAAGGTGGTGACGGCGTATCGGCTCGTTGCAGCAGGGACGATTGAAGAGAAAATCTTGCAGCTCAAAGCGAAGAAGCGAGAGCTCGTGGCATCGGTGTTGAGCGAAGATCAGGGCGGGGCGAAGAAGCTGACGAAGTCGGATCTGGAAGAGCTATTCGCGGTCGACTGAGCGCCTCTTCCTCCCCCTCTCCACCGTGTGGAGAGGGGGCAGGGGGGTGAGGCATTCTCCCCCTCTCCACCGTGTGGAGAGGGGGCAGGGGGGTGAGGCTATTTCTTCCCGCTCATGACCATCAGGTGGTACTTGCCGAACTCGCTTTGACCGAGGGTGAAGAGGACCTCGATGAGGAGCCTGTAGGGCGTGGTTTTGTCGACGACCACGATGGCTTCGGACGAGTTGGGGTTCAGGCCTTTTGCGGTGCGGACGGCCTTGTCGATGTCGCGAGCGTGCTGCAGGGCGTTGCCGAGGGGGACGATGAACATGTCGTTCGGCCCGCCTCGTTTGTATTTCGCGTCGATGCCCGTTTGCGCGAGTTGATCGCGTGGGGGGAGCTTGACGACGGGCGAGGATTCTTGGCCGACGAGGATTTGGCTCTTGGAGACGACGATGAGCACGCCTTCTTCGGCGGGTTCGCCGGTCATGACGGACGCGGGCAAACGCAGATCGTCGGACTGAGGGATGGCGCCGGCGGAGGATGCGAGGCTCTTCAGGAGGAAGACGAGGATGATCGTCATCAGGTCGAGCATCGCGGTGATGTTGAGGAAGTCGATCTCGGGCTCGCGAGCGTTTCTTCTCTTGGCCTTCCGGAGGGCGGCCTTGAAGCGGACGACGCTGGCCTTTTGTGGATTCGAGGCCGTTTGTCCGGTGCTCATCGCCCTGCTCCCACGACACCGAAGTGCACATCCGGGAAGAGGTCTTCTTCGCCATCTTTGCGCAGCGCATCCATCGTATCGATGATGGTTGCGTAGTCGATTCCGCCGTTCGCAGTGATGGTCACCTGCGTTTCCTCCTTGAACTCGGGGCGGGCACCTTTGAGTTTTTTGGCGCAAGCGGTGACGGTGGCGAAGTCGTGTTTTTGTTCTCCGCCGACGTTTTGTATCGGGACGGTGATGCCGGCGCCGGTGCCTTGACAACCTGGGGCGATGTTGCCGCTCGAGGTTTTGAGCGAGATGCCGTCTTTGGTGACGAAGGCGGACAGGTTGAGAGCCTTGGTGGCGACGTCGCTCTTGCCTTTGCCGCCGATGGCTGGCGGGGTCGTGTCGATCGACGTGATGAACGTGACCGACACGCTAGCGAGCACGAACATCATCACGTTGGTGATGATGTCGAGAAAGGGGACGATGTTGAGCTCTCCCGCCTCTTCGCCAGGTTGCGGCTCTACAGGCTGCGATAGCCGCCTGATGCGGGATCGCTGTGCGGCGCTGAGCGGGGCATCGTTGTTCTCGGCCATGTAGCGCGCGCTCTAGAGGTTGGGCTTGCTGATGGTGAGGAGGTTGAAGACCCGCTCGGTCGTACTCTCCAGGTCGTGCTGGATGTTCTTCGCTCGGGTGTGAAGGAAGACGTGCGCGACCATGCACACAACGGCGATACCGAGACCGAAGGCGGTATTGTACATGGCTTCGGCGATGCCGTTCGACAGCATTTGTTGCTTGACTGCCGCGGACAAACCGGGAGCGGCGATGGACGAAAACGTCTTGATGAGACCGCTGACGGTGCCGACGAGACCGATGAGGGTCGCGATATTGGCGAGTGACCAAAGGGTTCCGACGCGTTTCTCGACGGCCGGTTTCAGCTCGGAGAGTTTTTCGCTGAGCGCGGCGTCGATTTCGTCGGCGCCTTTGCTTGCCTGGGTCAAACCCGCTTTGACGAGTTGCAGGATGGGGTAGTCGCCGGCGTCGCACAGCTTGATGGCGCGGTCGATGTTGCCTGCGACCACGAGCTTCTTGATCTGAACGAAAAACTCTTTGGAGTTGACGCGGTAGCGATCGAGTTGGAAGTACGTCCGCTCGATGATGATGGTCACTACGACGGCGGAGACGACCACGTTCATCATGAGGAACGTGGGGTTTTCCTTGATGGCCGCCCACATTCCGACCTCGCTCCCGCCTTCCGCCGCCAACATGAACAGGTGACGCATCCTCGCGGTCCTTTCTTCCTGCTTACTTTCGATGTGTCCGAAGCGTCGTGACGAAACTATTGAAGCCTCGGCGCGCGCGAAACGCGCGAGGGCGCCGAATATATAGCCGTCGCTCGATCGTCAGGGCAAGCAAAGCGCGGAAGCTGGACGGAGGCGTGGGGAACACTGAGATCGTGAAGATGTCGCTCGGCGCGTGAGAACAATCGAGTGCGGTGGCGCTGGATCCTTTCATGCGATTTGCAAAAGACACGAGTCTTCGAGATCCAGACCAAATGTGCTTGACGTCGGGTGGTCTGAGTCGCGAAGATGCGCCCGCCCAGCCAATATCGAACTTCCCCGATGCACCTCGAACGATGCGGACGTGAAGAGCGGTATGAGCAGGGTCGACGGAAGGAAGCGCAACACGCTACTTGCGTCGGGACGCGCCGCTCGGTTAGCGTCTTCGACTGCATGGATGCGTTGGCCGATCGCCTTGCATACGATGTGGGGTGCGAGGCCGCGACAAACGGCGAAATCGCACGAAGAACGTCGCAGTACCTGCCGCATTCCGAACCGATACGGTTTTCAAATAGAGGGCGACACCTCGGCCCCAAATGGACGAGAGGCGCAAGCTGGAGGACGAATAAATGCACGCGATGTACGAGCACTTCAAAGAGGGTGGATGGGGCATGTGGCCCATCTTGTTTTGGTCGATCCTCACGATCGGCATCATCGTCGAGCGCGCGATCTACTTGTTTGGCTCGGCGATCAACAAGGACGTCTTCCTCGCCACGATGCAGAAGTGCATCCTCGCTGGCGACGTTGCCAAGGCCGTCAAGATGTGCTCCGCCGCGAACGCGCCGCTCGCTCGCATCGTGCAAGCAGGCCTTGTCAAGGTGAATCGCCCTGACGAGGAAGTGCAAGCAGCGATGGACGAAGCCGCTCTTCGCGAACTGCCGAAGCTCAGCGCACGCACGGCCTACCTTGGCCTTCTTGCAAACCTGTCCATGCTCTCGGGCCTCCTCGGCACCGTGACGGGCCTCATCATCGCCTTCGGATCCGTCGGTGGTGAGTCGGTCGATCCGAGCCAAAAGGCTCGCGTGCTCGCGCAAGGCATCTCCGAAGCCATGAACTGCACCGCGTTCGGTCTCGCGGTCGCCATCTTGGGCCTCATCGGCTTCGCCGTTCTCAACGGCAAGACGCAACAGGTCGAAGACGACATCAACGAGGCCTCCGTCATGGTGCTCAACCTCGTCGTGTCCAACCGCCAAAAGGTCAACGTCAACGCCGTCGGTCAAGCGGCTGCGTGATGGCCACCGAGGGGCAGCTTCCGCGCCGAAGCTGCCCCTTGTTCTCCCAAGACTTCCGAACGTCTGGATGATTTTTCTCGGAAACTTCCCACGTCGAACGGTTGTCGAATTCCAGGCGCCCTCGCCATGAGCGCGAGGTGATTCGCAAAAAGCGGGGGTGCGAAAAGCATCCCAGCCCAATCATGCTCGCAAGCTCGAGCGTTGCAGGAGGCACAGCATGGGTGGCGTAGATGTCGGCGGCGAGGGTGGGAAGAAGAAGGCAACCAATACCGAAATCAACATGGTCCCCTTCATCGACCTGTTGATGTGCACCATCGCATTTCTCTTGATCACCGCCGTTTGGGTCACCAACTCGCGCATGAACGCGGATGCTCAAGTTCCCGGGCCACCGAACCCCGACAAGGAACTCACTCCGCAAACGCCCGAAAAAGTGCTGAATCTGCACATCGGCGAAACCGACTTCGCCCTCATCTGGAAACAGGGCGCTACGGTCGTCAGTGAAATCCGCGTACCGAAAAACTCGAACCCCGATAACCCGATCATTCGGTACCCCGAGCTCGCTGCGAAGATCAAAACCGAGTGGGAGCAAAACGGCAGCCACCGAGATCCCAGCGACAAGAAGCTCGATCAAGCGATCATGCACAGCGACAATCGCGCTCCTTTCAAGGAGATCATCGCCGTGCTCGACGCTCTTTACGCCACCAAACGCGTGGTGAAGCTTCCCGACGGTGACAAAGAACTTCCCGTCTTCAACATGACTTTCTCCGTTCGATGAGGAGCACACGTCAATGAGTGGCGGAAAATCTCACGGGCATTCCAAGCACCACAACCCGCACGCACACGTCATTCATCAACCGGGCAAACGGTTGATGCACGGCATCCAGTTGAAGTTCGTCCAAAACAAGGTCGGGGGCCACGGCAAAAGAGCCGTCGCCGGCGCCCTCAACTTGGTGAGCTTCATCGACTTCCTCATCACCACCGTCATCTTCCTGCTCATGTCGTTCTCCGCGTCCGGTGAAATCACCGTCGACAAGAACGTCAAACTGCCCAAGGCCGAGAACGTCGAAGACATCATCGACGCACCCATGGTCGCCGTGAACGGCAACCAAATCCTCGTCGACGGCGTCCTCGCAGGCTCCACGCGCGCCGTCGAAGAGCTCGGACGCATGCAGAAGATCGACGAGCTCTTCACGATCCTGAAGAACAAGCGCGAGCTGTGGAAGCAGATCCAGCCGAACAAGCCCTTCCCCGGCGTCTGCATCCTCCAGGTCGACCAGCAAGTCCCCGCACTCGTCGTCAAGAGCGTCTTCCAAACAGCCGCGTTCGCGGGTTACCCGAACGTCAGCTTCATGGTCGGCAAACTCCCCAAGTCAAACTGATGCCCCCCTCGGCGGACGAACGCCCGCGAGGCCTCCCATCCCTCGCACAATCCAAACAGGACCGCGCTTCCGGCAAGGTTCGGTATCCATCCACCAAGTTCTGGGGTTGGGTTGCCATCGTCCTCGCCGTCACGGGCATCGTTCACTGGAAACGTAGCCAGGGCGAAGTCGAAAGCACGCGCAGCACCCTGCTCGCCAAGCAACGCGCCGTCGTCACCGAACTTGGTCCACGCTGGTTTCCCCTGCGCGAAAAAATCGAGCGCTGGTCACTCGAGCTCGCCAAAGAACCCGGCGGCGAGGTCGTCGAGAAAAACATCCTCGCGTCGTGGAAGTTCCTGGACAAACCAGGCATCTATCTGCGCCTCGACGTCGACCAGGCAGCTTCTCCCGATACGCTACGCAAAGCCGCCAACGACTCGCTCCGCGACGGCTTCACCGCGTGCCTCTTCCGCGCCGACAACAAGAACCAACTGTCGGGCAAGGAATGCAAACGCACGCGCGAATGCGCCATGGGCGAAATCTGCAACGAGCTCGATCGATGCGCTCCACCGGCTCAGCCCTACAACTTGCGCGTCGCGTACAGGGCACTGCGCGTGCTCTCCGACGACTTCATTCGTGACGTGCAAGATGCCTCTGGAGACCTCGAGCTGCGAAAATACGTCCTCTTCTTCGAGGATACCGTGCAAGACGAGATCCCCATCGCGATCGGCCTGCTCGAACGCGCTCAATACTTCACGCTCGTGCTCGACGAGCCCGTCGACAACTTGAAGGTCCCGCAGGGCAGCTCGAAGAGCGAGGCGCTTCGGTCGGTCGTGCATCCTTCACGCGTCGGCATCTGGCGCCTTTCCGATGGCAAGCTCGTGCTCCGTGTTCGTCGCACGCCGGACGTCGAGCTCAAGCAGTCCGGTATGCCCCTCGACGAACGCGTCATGCTCGCGCAGCAGCGTCAGGCCTTGAGCTGTGCGCTGGCGGGCTCCGTGCG includes:
- a CDS encoding MotA/TolQ/ExbB proton channel family protein — its product is MRHLFMLAAEGGSEVGMWAAIKENPTFLMMNVVVSAVVVTIIIERTYFQLDRYRVNSKEFFVQIKKLVVAGNIDRAIKLCDAGDYPILQLVKAGLTQASKGADEIDAALSEKLSELKPAVEKRVGTLWSLANIATLIGLVGTVSGLIKTFSSIAAPGLSAAVKQQMLSNGIAEAMYNTAFGLGIAVVCMVAHVFLHTRAKNIQHDLESTTERVFNLLTISKPNL
- a CDS encoding SNF2 helicase associated domain-containing protein, with protein sequence MPPPITDALSTLSDRGLRRLLGARTFLRGLEYFRRRVVEDVEVRDMSASGIVRASDSEPHPVRVELSPDGIKSHCTCPTFAKGGQHCKHVAALLITLRDQARGSQPRQNPTGHAPMHHQTAHAGGDALKRVRRRERHGGVQPPAVNPVPAVSMISSVPTSNLAAPQTDATAKQTGIGAWLPPEGMAGGRRVEFRLHVRQGALTVTVLDAEARVPVLPSVALAWQALYPTPDRDALRLLARFESGNPRHPAVDVRGEDVAELLPLLEGQRVLLEPALMQLRFADDSLRPRFDLETVGGDTIIVKVSFEKPTDKRRFSLLQGGWFEGWPGWHIDTQEGIARRIDKRVSPAAMRRLLRSPTIGEPMRDLVRIIMQGLPKVALEVGAELPDLAQIVDVVDLAPTFRMRAGGSLVEARVQLWAAYGDEEVQVRADGITPPVLVQPPEEGMKRARCVRVDIAAQQDAASKLAALGLRPDDTGQGFIANGDAAIRFWSEGLAELPEDWDLFVPEDLVDTQVRHKPIGAFAKVTSGMDWLSVKLTFESEGVAVDREELRRCLAEGKRYVRLEDGSFATLDADAVRAMLDREIELLTSSGKGGKLPLSHAGRIQELLGHASGASVSGGARELFHKLSSIGEIESAKKPRNLKATLRPYQDDGLSWLKFIHGIGSGGVLADDMGLGKTVQTIALLLLVKQEEKHLKTLIIAPTSVVTNWERELERFSPSLRVALWHGADRKEQIEEVQEAEVIITSYALLRRDEEFLTKLDLTYAILDEAQHIKNPMSATAAAAKRLKARRRLALTGTPIENRLSEIWSIFDFVSPGLLGPLDKFESRFARPIEAGDYKTAQRLRAIIHPFILRRTKQEVAKDLPEKIETDQICDLTGDQRSIYMQVAREVRAQVLGEVERVGLAKSHIQILAGLTRLRQAACDPRLLGLPREFGDDDSGKLIALRELIAEAVEGGHKVLVFSQFVMMLKIIERAMKEDGVTYEYLDGSTKDRAERVERFQNDPTVPVFLISLKAGGTGLNLTAADTVIHFDPWWNPAVEQQATDRAHRIGQTKVVTAYRLVAAGTIEEKILQLKAKKRELVASVLSEDQGGAKKLTKSDLEELFAVD
- a CDS encoding biopolymer transporter ExbD → MSTGQTASNPQKASVVRFKAALRKAKRRNAREPEIDFLNITAMLDLMTIILVFLLKSLASSAGAIPQSDDLRLPASVMTGEPAEEGVLIVVSKSQILVGQESSPVVKLPPRDQLAQTGIDAKYKRGGPNDMFIVPLGNALQHARDIDKAVRTAKGLNPNSSEAIVVVDKTTPYRLLIEVLFTLGQSEFGKYHLMVMSGKK
- a CDS encoding biopolymer transporter ExbD, with translation MHGIQLKFVQNKVGGHGKRAVAGALNLVSFIDFLITTVIFLLMSFSASGEITVDKNVKLPKAENVEDIIDAPMVAVNGNQILVDGVLAGSTRAVEELGRMQKIDELFTILKNKRELWKQIQPNKPFPGVCILQVDQQVPALVVKSVFQTAAFAGYPNVSFMVGKLPKSN
- a CDS encoding biopolymer transporter ExbD, producing the protein MGGVDVGGEGGKKKATNTEINMVPFIDLLMCTIAFLLITAVWVTNSRMNADAQVPGPPNPDKELTPQTPEKVLNLHIGETDFALIWKQGATVVSEIRVPKNSNPDNPIIRYPELAAKIKTEWEQNGSHRDPSDKKLDQAIMHSDNRAPFKEIIAVLDALYATKRVVKLPDGDKELPVFNMTFSVR
- a CDS encoding biopolymer transporter ExbD; this translates as MAENNDAPLSAAQRSRIRRLSQPVEPQPGEEAGELNIVPFLDIITNVMMFVLASVSVTFITSIDTTPPAIGGKGKSDVATKALNLSAFVTKDGISLKTSSGNIAPGCQGTGAGITVPIQNVGGEQKHDFATVTACAKKLKGARPEFKEETQVTITANGGIDYATIIDTMDALRKDGEEDLFPDVHFGVVGAGR
- a CDS encoding MotA/TolQ/ExbB proton channel family protein, with amino-acid sequence MHAMYEHFKEGGWGMWPILFWSILTIGIIVERAIYLFGSAINKDVFLATMQKCILAGDVAKAVKMCSAANAPLARIVQAGLVKVNRPDEEVQAAMDEAALRELPKLSARTAYLGLLANLSMLSGLLGTVTGLIIAFGSVGGESVDPSQKARVLAQGISEAMNCTAFGLAVAILGLIGFAVLNGKTQQVEDDINEASVMVLNLVVSNRQKVNVNAVGQAAA